The Meiothermus sp. Pnk-1 genome contains a region encoding:
- a CDS encoding MBL fold metallo-hydrolase, protein MRIYSLRVGPLQENTYLLVGEDGRGVVVDPGDEAGRILSEIRRVGLRPEAILLTHAHFDHVGAVAPLAEQLHLPIYLHPQDLELYRHAPEAAARWGLSVPRPPEPAGFLAEGQRLDFGLRLEVLFLPGHAPGHVGFYSAESGNLVSGDVLFKGGIGRYDLPGANVEELAASLRRLLQLPPKTTVWPGHGPATTLEHEVRSNPYLLQLQGKE, encoded by the coding sequence GTGAGGATCTACTCCCTGCGCGTGGGGCCGCTCCAGGAGAATACCTATTTGCTCGTAGGGGAAGATGGGCGGGGGGTGGTGGTGGATCCCGGCGACGAGGCCGGGCGTATCCTGTCCGAGATCCGTCGGGTGGGGCTGAGGCCCGAGGCCATCCTGCTCACCCACGCTCACTTCGACCACGTAGGCGCGGTGGCCCCGCTGGCCGAGCAACTGCATCTGCCGATATACCTCCACCCGCAAGACCTCGAGCTTTACCGCCACGCTCCTGAGGCCGCTGCCCGCTGGGGGCTGTCCGTACCCAGGCCGCCCGAGCCCGCTGGCTTCCTCGCTGAAGGCCAGAGGCTGGACTTCGGGCTAAGGTTAGAAGTGCTTTTCCTGCCTGGCCACGCCCCGGGGCACGTGGGCTTTTACTCCGCCGAGAGCGGAAACTTGGTGAGCGGGGACGTGCTGTTTAAAGGAGGAATCGGCCGCTACGACTTGCCGGGTGCAAACGTCGAGGAGCTGGCAGCCTCGCTGCGGCGGCTGCTGCAGCTTCCTCCCAAGACCACGGTCTGGCCGGGTCACGGTCCCGCCACCACCCTCGAGCACGAAGTCCGGAGCAACCCCTATCTGCTGCAACTTCAGGGAAAGGAGTAG
- a CDS encoding anion transporter — translation MTWNDALAYSVLALTYLGLGLGYLPGYRMNRAAIAITGAALLVVLGVLNLEEAWAALDPNTLVFLFGVMVLNAHLGYAGFFPLVMDRLMHFARSPLGLLVWLTFGSGLLSALFLNDTMAILLTPLVLALTRGLALPPVPYLLALAGATNIGSVATLTGNPQNILVGSFSRIPYLEFALALAPIALAGLALQVGLLCLLYPAVRSRAPLPPLPPLRFRFRRGLLTKGLLITAGLLGAFLLNYPLAQAALIAAGLLLLSRRIRSERFFSRVDWELLVMFSGLFIVTRAVGELGLLEPLEALAKSSWGLLWVTAGLSNLISNVPAVLLLHPLIGQADTQGWLVLAAASTLAGNLTLLGSVANLIVAEAARREGYRLGFLEHLRFGLPLTLLTLLLAYGWIHR, via the coding sequence GTGACCTGGAACGATGCCCTGGCCTACAGCGTTTTGGCCCTCACCTACTTGGGCTTGGGGCTGGGGTACTTGCCTGGCTACCGCATGAACCGAGCCGCCATCGCCATCACCGGGGCGGCGCTTTTGGTGGTGCTAGGGGTGTTGAACCTGGAGGAGGCTTGGGCGGCCCTGGACCCCAACACCCTGGTGTTTCTCTTCGGGGTGATGGTGCTGAACGCCCATCTGGGCTACGCCGGGTTTTTTCCTTTGGTCATGGACCGGCTGATGCACTTTGCCAGGTCGCCGCTGGGGCTTTTGGTCTGGCTTACCTTTGGGAGTGGGCTGCTCTCCGCGCTCTTCCTCAACGATACGATGGCGATTTTGCTGACCCCGTTGGTATTGGCCCTCACCCGGGGCCTCGCCCTCCCGCCCGTTCCTTACCTGCTGGCCCTGGCTGGAGCCACCAACATAGGCAGCGTGGCCACCCTTACCGGGAACCCACAGAACATTCTGGTGGGCAGCTTCTCGCGCATTCCCTATCTGGAGTTTGCCCTGGCCCTAGCCCCGATAGCTCTGGCGGGCCTGGCGCTTCAAGTGGGCCTCCTATGCCTACTGTATCCGGCGGTGCGCTCGAGAGCACCCCTGCCCCCGCTTCCACCGCTGCGCTTCCGCTTCCGGCGGGGCCTGCTGACCAAAGGACTCTTGATCACGGCGGGGTTGTTGGGGGCGTTCTTGCTCAACTACCCCTTGGCCCAAGCCGCCCTGATCGCCGCCGGGTTGTTGCTGTTGAGCCGCCGCATTCGCTCGGAGCGGTTTTTTTCCCGGGTGGACTGGGAGCTGTTGGTGATGTTCTCGGGGCTTTTTATCGTGACCCGGGCGGTGGGAGAATTGGGGCTTTTGGAGCCCTTGGAGGCCCTGGCTAAGTCTTCCTGGGGCCTGCTATGGGTCACGGCGGGGCTCTCCAACCTGATCTCCAACGTACCCGCGGTCCTCTTGCTCCATCCCCTCATAGGGCAGGCCGACACCCAGGGCTGGCTCGTGCTGGCGGCAGCCTCCACGTTAGCGGGCAACCTTACCCTTTTGGGCTCGGTGGCGAATCTGATCGTAGCCGAGGCGGCCCGACGCGAGGGCTACAGGCTGGGTTTCCTCGAGCACCTCCGCTTTGGCCTTCCGCTCACCCTGCTCACGCTGCTCTTGGCGTACGGGTGGATTCACCGGTGA
- a CDS encoding response regulator transcription factor — protein MPRILVIDDDPGVVNFLRRGLSLEGFEVWTATEGLAGLEVFEQVEPHLVILDRRLVGMGGLEVLERLRAAHPQVPVVLLSGSDPKPGEQVNPDVTYLVKPVNFDILISTIRSLLQGRGSNAT, from the coding sequence ATGCCCCGCATCCTGGTGATTGATGACGATCCCGGGGTGGTGAACTTTTTGCGGCGAGGCCTTTCGCTGGAGGGCTTTGAGGTGTGGACGGCCACGGAAGGCTTGGCCGGCCTCGAGGTATTCGAGCAGGTGGAGCCCCACCTGGTAATCTTGGACCGGAGACTGGTAGGGATGGGCGGGCTCGAGGTGCTGGAAAGGCTGCGGGCGGCTCACCCTCAGGTGCCGGTGGTGCTTCTCAGCGGCAGCGACCCCAAGCCGGGCGAGCAGGTCAACCCGGACGTGACCTATCTGGTCAAGCCGGTGAACTTCGACATCTTGATCTCCACGATTCGATCCTTGTTACAAGGTCGGGGCAGCAACGCGACGTAG
- a CDS encoding GNAT family N-acetyltransferase, with protein MWVKPVSLIGRYIRLEPLTLEHAPLWARHHDPELFAYMSRGAPQEGSAEGYRAYIERLNAEPDRINFAIRKGDDFAGRISYIHINEAHKNLEIGTFIVREYQGTQVNPEAKYLLLKHAFEDLGAIRVQFMVDLRNERSQRAMEKLGAVREGVLRKAAILPDGHRRDSVVYSILDDEWPTVKARLEERLGYRAAQEVR; from the coding sequence ATGTGGGTTAAACCCGTCTCCCTGATCGGGCGCTACATCCGGCTCGAGCCCCTGACCCTCGAGCACGCCCCCTTGTGGGCCCGCCACCACGACCCCGAGCTGTTTGCCTATATGTCCCGCGGAGCCCCGCAAGAGGGCAGCGCGGAGGGGTACCGGGCCTATATCGAACGGCTCAACGCCGAGCCCGATCGCATAAACTTTGCCATCCGCAAGGGCGATGACTTCGCCGGGCGCATCTCCTACATCCATATCAACGAGGCGCACAAAAACCTGGAGATCGGCACCTTCATCGTGCGGGAGTATCAGGGAACCCAGGTCAACCCCGAGGCCAAGTATCTCTTGCTCAAACACGCTTTTGAAGACCTGGGGGCCATCCGGGTGCAGTTCATGGTGGATCTCCGCAACGAGCGAAGCCAGCGGGCCATGGAAAAGCTGGGGGCGGTGCGCGAAGGGGTGCTGCGCAAGGCGGCGATCCTTCCCGACGGACACCGGCGTGACTCGGTGGTGTATAGCATCCTGGACGACGAATGGCCCACGGTAAAGGCCAGGCTCGAGGAGCGTTTGGGTTACCGGGCCGCGCAAGAGGTCAGGTGA
- a CDS encoding molybdenum cofactor biosynthesis protein B, with amino-acid sequence MIRVGILSVSDEAARGVRPDTTHTALREALAAGPFEVAAYELVPQESAQIKRVLRLWADREGYELILTVGGTGLSSRDNTPEATRELLEREVPGLAEQMRASLGASPHIVLSRGVVGTRGRSLVVNLPGEAEDALAALEAIFPLLPKTIEMITGKTLTPQR; translated from the coding sequence ATGATCCGGGTGGGCATTCTCTCGGTCTCGGACGAGGCGGCGCGGGGCGTACGCCCCGACACCACCCACACCGCCTTGCGCGAGGCTCTAGCTGCGGGTCCTTTCGAAGTGGCGGCCTACGAGCTGGTACCCCAGGAATCAGCCCAGATCAAGCGGGTGCTCCGGCTATGGGCCGATCGCGAAGGCTACGAGCTAATCCTCACCGTCGGGGGGACTGGCCTCTCCTCCCGCGACAACACCCCCGAGGCCACCCGCGAACTGCTCGAGCGCGAGGTGCCCGGCCTGGCCGAGCAGATGCGCGCGAGCCTCGGGGCTTCGCCGCACATCGTGCTCTCGCGGGGGGTGGTGGGCACCCGGGGGCGAAGCCTGGTCGTGAACCTACCCGGCGAGGCAGAGGATGCGCTGGCCGCCCTCGAGGCCATCTTTCCGCTGCTGCCCAAGACCATCGAGATGATCACTGGGAAGACCCTCACCCCCCAGCGCTAA
- a CDS encoding LacI family DNA-binding transcriptional regulator yields MTGKPRVTSYQVARRAGVSRTTVSLVLNGVPGVNIREETRQRVLKAAQELGYVPNAAARSLVSGQTLTIGLVVSHAEHLQVDAYIPQLLYSLSHTSHQHGYRVLLETVEDVSRPDAYLELVRGQRIDGLIVVNLRSDDSQLPELIQRNFPVVLIGFRQWPGLESKVYSVETDDQASSEQATRHLIALGHTRIAHITFSPENYYATQNRHRGYRRALEAAGLEYDPALVQFGNYSAASGYEAMRRLLRRKPYPTALFAGNDTIALGAMAAIHEKGLRIPQDIAVVGYDDIPTAPYMTPPLTTVRVPAVEQGRLAVEMLSSLMQGNPPEHPHIRLPTPLIVRESCGAKRGRAVSAGG; encoded by the coding sequence ATGACCGGGAAGCCTCGAGTCACCAGCTACCAAGTCGCTCGGCGCGCTGGGGTCTCCAGGACCACGGTGTCCTTGGTGCTCAACGGGGTTCCTGGCGTCAACATCCGGGAGGAAACCCGGCAGCGGGTGCTCAAAGCAGCCCAGGAACTCGGTTACGTGCCCAACGCCGCTGCCCGCAGCCTGGTCAGCGGCCAGACCCTCACCATCGGCTTGGTGGTCTCCCACGCCGAGCACCTTCAGGTCGATGCGTACATTCCCCAACTGCTCTATAGCCTCAGCCACACCAGCCACCAGCACGGCTACCGGGTACTGTTGGAGACGGTGGAGGACGTCTCCAGGCCCGATGCCTATTTGGAGCTGGTGCGGGGCCAGCGCATCGACGGCCTGATCGTGGTCAACCTCCGCTCCGACGACAGCCAGCTACCCGAGCTCATCCAGCGCAACTTCCCGGTGGTGCTGATCGGTTTTCGCCAGTGGCCAGGGCTGGAATCGAAGGTCTACTCGGTGGAGACCGACGACCAGGCCTCGAGCGAGCAGGCGACGCGCCACCTCATCGCCTTAGGCCACACCCGTATCGCCCACATCACCTTCTCGCCCGAGAACTACTACGCCACCCAGAACCGCCACCGAGGGTATCGCCGTGCGCTCGAGGCGGCGGGGCTGGAGTACGACCCGGCGCTGGTCCAGTTCGGCAACTACTCCGCCGCCAGCGGCTACGAGGCCATGCGGCGGCTGCTGCGCCGCAAACCCTACCCCACCGCCCTCTTCGCCGGGAACGATACCATCGCGTTGGGGGCGATGGCGGCCATCCACGAGAAGGGCCTGCGCATTCCGCAAGATATCGCCGTGGTGGGCTACGACGACATCCCCACCGCGCCCTACATGACCCCCCCGCTCACCACGGTTCGGGTTCCGGCGGTGGAGCAGGGCCGCCTGGCGGTGGAGATGCTCTCGAGCCTGATGCAGGGCAACCCCCCAGAGCACCCCCATATCCGCCTGCCCACCCCCCTGATCGTCCGCGAGTCCTGCGGAGCGAAGCGGGGAAGGGCGGTTAGCGCTGGGGGGTGA
- a CDS encoding alpha-glucosidase/alpha-galactosidase → MPKITFIGAGSTVFAKNLMGDILSFPELSESTLVLYDINAERLKTSEIVAHRLAQSLGVRPQILATTDRERALEGAHYAINMIQVGGYKPATVIDFEIPKKYGLRQTIADTLGIGGIMRGLRTIPVLLEMARDMERLCPEVLHLNYVNPMAMNTWALLKATRIKTVGLCHSVQGTAEQLAQDIGVPVEEINYLCAGINHMAFYLKFERNGEDLYPRIRAFLESGKTAYRGHGAVKLPDSVRYEVFRRLGYFVTESSEHFSEYVPWFIKRDRPDLIEKFGIPLDEYIRRCEEQIAGWEELRDELERSAEPLPVHRSHEYGSLIIHSQETGTPRVVYGNVLNHGLIDNLPQGCCVEVPCLVDKNGIQPTRVGPLPLHLAALMQTNINVQSLVVEAVLTGRREHVYHAAMLDPHTAAELDLEQIWNLVDELLAAHGDWIPEPLRPGEAVVRS, encoded by the coding sequence ATGCCCAAGATCACTTTTATCGGCGCGGGGAGCACGGTCTTTGCCAAAAACCTGATGGGCGACATCCTGAGCTTCCCCGAGCTCTCCGAATCCACCCTGGTGCTCTACGACATCAACGCGGAGCGGCTAAAAACCTCGGAGATCGTGGCTCACCGGCTGGCGCAGAGCCTCGGAGTCAGGCCGCAGATCCTCGCCACCACCGATCGCGAAAGGGCGCTCGAGGGGGCCCATTACGCCATCAACATGATCCAGGTCGGCGGGTACAAACCCGCCACCGTCATCGACTTTGAGATCCCCAAAAAGTACGGCCTGCGCCAGACCATCGCCGACACCTTGGGCATCGGCGGGATCATGCGGGGGCTGCGCACCATCCCCGTGCTGTTAGAGATGGCCCGCGACATGGAGCGGCTATGCCCTGAGGTGCTGCACCTCAACTACGTCAACCCCATGGCTATGAACACCTGGGCCTTGCTCAAGGCCACCCGCATCAAGACGGTGGGGCTGTGCCACAGCGTGCAGGGCACCGCCGAGCAGCTCGCCCAGGACATCGGGGTGCCGGTGGAGGAAATCAACTACCTCTGCGCCGGGATCAACCACATGGCCTTTTACCTCAAGTTCGAGCGGAACGGGGAGGACCTCTACCCTCGGATTCGGGCCTTCCTCGAATCCGGAAAAACCGCCTACCGCGGCCACGGCGCGGTGAAGCTACCCGATAGCGTGCGCTACGAAGTATTCCGCCGCTTGGGCTACTTCGTCACCGAGAGCAGCGAGCACTTCAGCGAGTACGTGCCGTGGTTTATCAAGCGGGACCGCCCCGACCTCATCGAGAAGTTCGGCATCCCCCTCGACGAATATATCCGCCGCTGCGAGGAACAGATCGCGGGGTGGGAGGAGCTGCGGGACGAACTCGAGCGCAGCGCCGAGCCCCTCCCCGTCCACCGCAGCCACGAGTACGGCTCTCTCATCATCCACAGCCAGGAGACCGGCACCCCGCGCGTCGTCTACGGCAACGTGCTCAACCACGGCCTCATCGACAACCTGCCGCAGGGCTGCTGCGTGGAGGTGCCTTGCCTGGTGGACAAAAACGGCATCCAGCCCACCCGCGTCGGTCCCCTTCCGCTCCACCTGGCCGCCCTCATGCAGACCAACATCAACGTACAGTCGCTGGTGGTCGAGGCGGTGCTCACCGGCAGGCGCGAACACGTCTACCACGCGGCGATGCTCGACCCCCACACCGCCGCCGAGCTCGACTTGGAGCAAATCTGGAACTTGGTGGACGAGCTGCTGGCCGCCCACGGTGACTGGATTCCCGAGCCGCTGCGCCCCGGAGAGGCCGTTGTGAGAAGCTGA
- a CDS encoding sugar ABC transporter substrate-binding protein: MHQVFRRTVIAAVAALAAQAFAQTEITYWLWDSNQQPAYQTCANAFQKENPDIKVNIVQKGWDDYWTGLTTGFVSGTAPDVFTNHLAKYPEFASNGQIVDIAPLIKRDGVKTDIYYPGLYELWGRGGKQYGLPKDWDTIAIVYNKKLLKDAGISEATLRTWTWNPKDGGSFERVIAQLTKDKNGNNGLSKNFDPKNVVQYGFVINGSGGGYGQTEWSWLAVSNGFKFNDGPWDTKYYYDSPKLAETIQWLADLSLKKGYMVPISDVSRLGSEALFTSGKVAMLPHGSWMIKWFKDNAKFDVGFALLPIGPNGRKSMFNGLADSIWTGSKKQEQAWKWVKFLGSPACQNIVGSYGVVFPAIKSGVDAALQAHKKNGLDVSAFTTIANTKGATFLFPITDYASEISSIMSAAMDSIFLGKAKAADALKEANAKVNALFKR, translated from the coding sequence GTGCACCAAGTTTTTCGCAGGACAGTCATCGCAGCAGTCGCGGCCTTAGCCGCCCAGGCTTTCGCCCAGACCGAGATCACCTACTGGCTGTGGGACTCCAACCAGCAGCCAGCCTATCAGACCTGCGCCAACGCCTTCCAGAAGGAGAACCCCGACATCAAGGTAAACATTGTGCAGAAGGGTTGGGATGACTACTGGACGGGCCTCACCACCGGTTTTGTCTCCGGTACCGCTCCCGACGTCTTCACCAACCACCTGGCCAAGTACCCCGAGTTCGCTAGTAACGGCCAGATCGTGGACATCGCTCCTCTGATCAAGCGCGACGGGGTCAAGACCGACATCTACTACCCCGGGCTGTACGAGTTGTGGGGGCGCGGCGGCAAGCAGTACGGCCTGCCCAAGGACTGGGACACCATCGCCATCGTCTACAACAAGAAACTGCTCAAGGACGCCGGAATCAGCGAGGCCACCCTCCGCACCTGGACCTGGAACCCCAAGGACGGGGGCAGTTTCGAGCGGGTGATCGCCCAACTCACCAAGGACAAGAACGGCAATAACGGACTTTCGAAGAATTTCGACCCTAAGAACGTCGTGCAGTACGGCTTTGTCATCAACGGCTCCGGCGGCGGCTACGGCCAGACCGAATGGAGCTGGTTGGCGGTGTCCAACGGCTTCAAGTTCAACGACGGACCCTGGGACACCAAGTACTACTACGACAGCCCCAAGCTGGCCGAGACCATCCAATGGCTGGCCGACCTCAGCCTCAAGAAGGGCTACATGGTTCCCATCTCCGACGTGAGCCGCCTGGGATCTGAGGCGCTGTTCACCTCGGGTAAGGTGGCCATGCTGCCCCACGGTTCGTGGATGATCAAGTGGTTCAAGGACAACGCCAAGTTCGACGTGGGCTTCGCCTTGCTGCCCATTGGACCCAACGGGCGCAAGAGCATGTTCAACGGCCTGGCCGATTCTATCTGGACAGGCAGCAAGAAACAGGAGCAAGCCTGGAAGTGGGTCAAGTTCCTGGGCTCGCCTGCCTGCCAGAACATCGTGGGATCGTATGGCGTGGTCTTCCCGGCGATCAAGTCGGGGGTGGACGCGGCTTTGCAGGCGCATAAGAAGAATGGCCTGGACGTAAGTGCCTTCACCACCATCGCCAACACCAAGGGGGCGACCTTTCTATTCCCCATCACCGACTATGCATCCGAGATCAGCAGCATTATGAGCGCCGCGATGGACTCAATCTTCCTGGGCAAGGCCAAGGCTGCCGACGCGCTCAAGGAAGCCAACGCCAAAGTCAACGCGCTCTTTAAACGATAG
- a CDS encoding carbohydrate ABC transporter permease, with translation MRNRAAYPLTLGRIVAWTLLAVLIFITLFPLWIVIKTAVTHPKELFQQASLLFPSDPTLLNFRRVLGLVSLEENLAVGGVANINFLTAMRNSVLFTLTIVVSQTFFSAMAAYAFARLRFPGRDGIFFLFLAATMIPGAVLFIPNFILIKNLGWLNTFQGMVAPFVLMTPFAVFFLRQFFLAVPKELEEAAHLDGATPFYIFWRIVLPISKTPLVTLAILTTINTWNEFFWPWIVSKDNNMQVLTVALKVFQSQTPQGSPDWTGLMAATFLAIIPVFILLVVLGRQVVESLQFSGLK, from the coding sequence ATGCGCAATCGCGCGGCATACCCACTGACTTTGGGGCGAATCGTGGCCTGGACGCTGCTGGCGGTGCTGATTTTCATCACCCTCTTTCCGCTATGGATCGTGATCAAGACCGCGGTCACCCACCCTAAGGAGCTCTTCCAGCAAGCCTCCCTCCTCTTTCCCTCCGACCCCACCCTCCTCAACTTCCGGCGGGTGCTAGGGCTGGTGAGCCTCGAGGAGAACCTGGCGGTGGGCGGCGTGGCCAACATCAACTTCCTCACCGCCATGCGCAACTCGGTGCTCTTCACCCTCACCATCGTCGTCTCCCAGACCTTCTTCAGCGCCATGGCCGCCTATGCCTTCGCCCGGCTGCGCTTCCCCGGGCGCGACGGGATCTTTTTCCTCTTCCTGGCCGCGACCATGATCCCCGGCGCGGTGCTGTTCATCCCCAACTTCATCCTGATCAAGAACCTGGGCTGGCTCAACACCTTCCAGGGGATGGTGGCGCCCTTCGTGCTGATGACTCCCTTCGCGGTGTTCTTCCTGCGGCAGTTCTTCCTGGCCGTGCCCAAGGAACTCGAGGAGGCTGCCCACCTCGACGGGGCCACACCTTTTTACATCTTCTGGCGCATCGTCCTGCCCATCAGCAAGACCCCTTTGGTCACCCTGGCGATTCTCACCACCATCAACACCTGGAACGAGTTCTTCTGGCCCTGGATCGTCAGCAAGGATAACAACATGCAAGTCCTCACCGTGGCGCTGAAGGTGTTCCAGTCCCAGACCCCGCAGGGCTCGCCGGACTGGACGGGCCTGATGGCCGCTACCTTCCTGGCCATCATCCCGGTGTTCATCCTGCTGGTGGTATTGGGGCGGCAGGTGGTGGAGTCACTGCAGTTCAGCGGTCTGAAATAG
- a CDS encoding carbohydrate ABC transporter permease, producing MQRPRRLPPALRQFFSREALTGWLFILPAFVGFVLFYLLPSIRAFSISFTDWNLLRPPRPVGLENYQALVADPNFWHALKVTGLYVLFNIPLQTVLALLLAVLMDRLVRSIFVRAVIILPYLLSNVVVAMIFLWLLHPILGYVNVFLSSLGLERQPFFGSPDQALATVAGVNIWRHMGFTALLFYAGLQSIPRSLYEAAAIDGAGEWRMFWRITLPLLRPVTVFVLVTSVIGSFQIFDTVAVATGGGPTYATRVIVWYIYENAFQFFKMGYASAMSMVLFLILVVFTLLQMRLFRAGHSDLA from the coding sequence ATGCAAAGGCCCAGAAGGCTGCCTCCGGCTTTGCGACAGTTTTTCAGTCGTGAGGCCCTAACCGGCTGGCTCTTCATCCTCCCTGCTTTTGTGGGTTTCGTGCTGTTTTATCTGCTGCCTTCGATCCGCGCCTTCTCCATCAGCTTCACCGATTGGAACCTGCTGCGTCCCCCCAGGCCGGTGGGGCTGGAAAACTACCAAGCCCTGGTGGCCGACCCCAACTTCTGGCACGCGCTGAAGGTCACCGGGCTCTACGTGCTCTTCAACATCCCCCTGCAAACCGTGCTTGCGCTGCTGCTGGCAGTTTTGATGGATCGCTTGGTGCGCTCGATCTTCGTGCGGGCGGTTATCATCCTGCCCTACCTGCTTTCGAACGTGGTGGTGGCGATGATCTTCCTGTGGCTGCTCCACCCCATCCTGGGATACGTCAACGTTTTCCTGAGCAGCTTGGGCCTCGAGCGCCAGCCCTTCTTCGGCTCGCCCGACCAGGCCCTGGCGACGGTGGCCGGGGTCAACATCTGGCGGCACATGGGCTTTACGGCCCTGCTGTTCTACGCCGGTCTGCAGTCCATCCCGCGCTCGCTCTACGAGGCTGCCGCCATCGACGGGGCTGGGGAGTGGCGCATGTTCTGGCGCATTACCCTCCCGCTTTTGCGCCCGGTGACGGTCTTCGTGCTCGTCACCAGCGTCATCGGCTCCTTCCAGATCTTCGACACCGTGGCGGTGGCAACCGGCGGCGGCCCCACCTACGCCACGCGGGTAATCGTCTGGTACATCTACGAGAACGCGTTCCAGTTTTTCAAGATGGGCTACGCCTCGGCCATGTCGATGGTGCTTTTCCTGATCCTGGTGGTCTTCACCCTGCTCCAGATGCGCCTCTTCCGGGCGGGCCACTCCGATCTGGCATAG
- a CDS encoding aminotransferase class I/II-fold pyridoxal phosphate-dependent enzyme codes for MFRSKRTPEPTIFLEMDQAKSEARRRGLRVIDLSIGTSDLPPPHEALEALKTAVDDPSTYGYCLKSGTRPFLEAATAWYARRYGLELDPGREALALIGSQEGLAHLLLAVADPGDGLLLPEVAYPSYFGAAKVAGLEPHLIPLGPDFLPVLEAIPEEVARKSKVLLLNYPNNPTSALADEAWWRDTLSFAERYGLLLVHDNPYVDQVYAGQAPSPLALPGGKERVVELFSFSKSYHLTGFRLGFALGNAEALGALEAVKGPVDFNQYAGIQRMGIACLGLPEERVRRDAGVWQRRARALVEALGEVGWKVPEPKACMYLWTQLPQGLDDLEFCKDLVAKTGVALAPGRGFGPGGYGYVRFALVQPEPVLREAIRLINEFLRAGA; via the coding sequence ATGTTTCGTTCTAAGCGCACACCGGAACCAACCATCTTCCTCGAGATGGATCAGGCCAAGTCCGAGGCCCGACGCCGCGGGCTCCGGGTGATCGATCTCTCGATCGGAACCTCCGACCTGCCCCCACCCCACGAAGCCCTGGAAGCGCTCAAAACCGCGGTGGACGATCCCAGCACCTACGGCTACTGCCTCAAATCGGGAACGCGGCCTTTTCTGGAGGCCGCTACGGCTTGGTATGCTCGCCGCTACGGCCTCGAGCTAGATCCTGGCCGCGAGGCTCTGGCGCTGATCGGCTCGCAGGAGGGGCTGGCTCACCTGCTCTTGGCGGTGGCGGACCCCGGCGATGGCCTCCTGCTGCCCGAGGTAGCCTATCCGAGCTACTTCGGCGCGGCGAAAGTGGCGGGGCTCGAGCCCCACCTGATCCCTCTTGGCCCCGACTTCCTGCCGGTGCTCGAGGCCATCCCCGAGGAAGTGGCCCGTAAGTCCAAGGTACTCCTGCTCAACTACCCCAATAACCCAACCTCTGCCTTAGCCGATGAAGCCTGGTGGAGGGATACCTTGAGCTTCGCCGAGAGATACGGCCTGCTCTTGGTCCACGACAACCCCTACGTGGACCAGGTGTACGCGGGCCAAGCCCCCTCTCCCCTGGCCCTGCCCGGGGGCAAAGAGCGCGTGGTAGAGCTGTTCAGCTTCTCCAAGAGCTACCACCTGACGGGTTTCCGGCTGGGCTTCGCCTTGGGCAACGCCGAGGCCCTGGGTGCGCTGGAGGCGGTCAAAGGCCCGGTGGACTTCAACCAGTACGCCGGGATCCAGCGCATGGGCATCGCCTGCTTAGGGCTACCCGAAGAGCGGGTGCGGCGAGACGCCGGAGTGTGGCAGCGCCGGGCCAGGGCGCTGGTCGAGGCGTTAGGGGAGGTCGGCTGGAAGGTACCAGAGCCCAAAGCCTGTATGTACCTCTGGACCCAACTGCCCCAGGGGCTGGACGACCTCGAGTTTTGCAAGGACCTGGTGGCCAAGACCGGGGTGGCCCTCGCGCCGGGGCGGGGGTTTGGCCCCGGTGGGTACGGCTACGTGCGCTTCGCCCTGGTCCAGCCCGAACCGGTGTTGCGCGAAGCCATCCGCCTCATCAATGAATTTTTGCGCGCAGGGGCCTGA